A window of the Lactuca sativa cultivar Salinas chromosome 5, Lsat_Salinas_v11, whole genome shotgun sequence genome harbors these coding sequences:
- the LOC111881871 gene encoding protein LURP-one-related 15, giving the protein MAEPSNAPLSSPVSVIGSQFMAPNQFDIIVDIITTGNLVVTDIDHKIMLQVKSCDTSFHQQRVLVDADGKPIVLMRGKIMSEHDRWNVFRGNSKSKSDMIFTTQSAHMIQFKTNVQVFLAKKTGKKNVCDFKINGSWTNRNCTIYMGDTSTPIAQMSKMQSSEDVTNKFMVTIYPNVDYAFVVVLIAIVEVMKMNNSVIKEKFAREVIGGLSNIIVGALLL; this is encoded by the exons ATGGCCGAACCAAGCAATGCACCTTTATCCTCTCCGGTTTCTGTGATAGGGTCTCAGTTCATGGCACCAAATCAATTCGATATTATAGTTGATATAATTACAACCGGAAACCTTGTGGTTACAGATATTGACCATAAAATCATGCTACAAGTGAAATCATGCGACACATCCTTTCATCAGCAGCGAGTGCTAGTTGATGCTGATGGCAAACCCATCGTTCTAATGCGCGGAAAG ATCATGAGTGAACACGATAGATGGAATGTATTCAGGGGTAACAGTAAAAGCAAATCGGATATGATATTTACCACACAATCAGCTCACATGATCCAGTTTAAGACCAATGTACAAGTGTTCTTGGCAAAAAAAACTGGTAAGAAGAATGTTTGTGATTTCAAGATCAATGGAAGCTGGACGAACAGAAACTGCACTATTTATATGGGAGATACTTCAACACCAATAGCCCAA ATGTCTAAAATGCAATCATCGGAGGATGTAACGAACAAATTCATGGTGACCATTTATCCCAATGTGGATTATGCGTTTGTGGTCGTACTTATAGCCATCGTTGAGGTTATGAAAATGAATAACTCTGTCATAAAAGAAAAATTTGCTCGGGAAGTTATTGGAGGTTTGAGTAACATTATAGTTGGTGCGCTTCTTTTATAG